CTTAGTTATTCCCTCTCCTGTGCTCCCACAGAAATATATCTGTACCTCTTTTGGGGATGCTTATCATTTGAAAATCTACAATAAAGGCATCTCACTGGATGACTACTATTCCCACCAGATTGTGGACTGTTTATTCTCCtttaaatttccccaaatttaagGGGTGCCTCGTATCTATTAAATCTTCAATAAATTTGTTACATAAAAAGGTGAAGTGTGTCTGGGTATGATTAGCGATCCAGTGTGACCAGAGCAAAGGGCCCATGAAAGAAAGTTCAGGGATATAAAACTAAGGAACTAATGGAGAGTCGGGTCCCGGCAGCAGCTGCAGCGGCTCTCCTCTCTTCTGACCCTTTTTGCTATCTCCCTTTCGCTTCTGGAAACATAGCCTCTGGAGTGGCGGTTTCTGACTGTGTCATCAAAATGTTCAATGACATGAAGGTGCGTAAATCCTCAACACCAGAGGAGGTGAAGAAGCGCAAGAAGTCAGTACTTCTCTGCCTGGGCGAGGACAAGAAGAACATCCTCGAGGAGGCCAAGGAGATCCTGGTAGGTGATGTGGGCCAGACTGTGCACGACCCACACGCCACCTTTGTCAAGATGCTACCAGACAAGGACTGCCGCTATGCCCTCTATGACACAACCTATGAGAGCAAGAAGGAGGACCTGGTGTTTACCTTCTGGGCACCTGAGTCTGCACCCCTTAAGAGCAAAATGATTTATGCCAGTTCCAAGGATGCCATCAAGAAGAAGCTGACCAGGATCAAGCATGAATTACAAGCAAACTGCTACAAGGAGGTCAAGAAATTGGGGGGCAGTGCCGTCATCTCTCTGGAGGGCAAGCCTTTAtgagccccctccagccccctgcctggaGCATCTGGCAGCTCCAGACCTGCCCTTGGGGGTTGCAGGCTGCCCCCTTCCAGCCAGACCGGAGGGGCTGGGGGGATCCCAACTGGGGGAGGGCAATCCCTTCACCTCAGTTGCCAAACAGCCCTCTCACCCCCTGGACATTCCTCCTCCCTGTATCCCTGATGGTTCTGGCTTTCCCAAACCGCTTTTGATCTTCTGATTCCTCTTGGGCTGAAGCAGACCAAGttccccccaggcaccccagtttggGGGGGCCTGTATTTTTTAACGACAccccagtttcctcacctgttcCTCCCTTTTCCCATGCTGCCAACTTCTAACCACAATAGTGACTCTGTGCTTGTCTGTTTAGTTCTGTGTATCAATGGAATGTTGTGGAGATGACCCTTCCTTGTGCTGCCTGGTTACCCTCCCCCTTTTCCCCCTGGTCTTGGCACTCATGGAAAAAGGACCAGTAAGGGACCTTCAATTaatcacacacaaacacacacaacaatttaaaagaaaaaaaaaaaaaagaactaatggaGACTTTCTAACACCAGGCTGAGCATTTGAACTGTTGCATCACACCTCTGCCTCTTGATTCCCCAATCTTCCATTTGCAGTAAAGAAGGCtgatggtgttttgttttgttttgttttgttttgttttgttttaagctgtAAGTCTGTGTCAGGGTTAAAAAAGCATTCAGATTTTTAGCAgagactaaaggaaaaaaatgctgtcATACATTTCACCCTCATTAGTCTGAAGCCCAGACACTACTGAGACAAATTTGAACATACTTACTTTGGAGACTGACCCATGATAGAGTCTAAACTGTCATTGTGTGATTTGAGCTAGCTTCCAAATCTTTCTACGCATCCCTTTtatcatctgtaaagtggggatggaACCTACATACTACGTTGTGAGGATGAATGACGTAATGCGATGTAAGCCACCTAGCCTTCACACAGGCCGAGATACTTGAGTGTTCAACAAACATTAGCTGGTATTATAAATTAAAGTAAATCACCAACTTATTGACCTACCAACTCTACAACCTCCTTTGTAGATAAATCAGGTAAAAACTCTGCAGGTTTAACAGCTGAGTCAAAAGCAGGTAAGAGTCAAGAAGTATGAGGAGAACATTCAAGAATctacatttcctatttcttcctaaCATTTTATGGTCTATGTAAAGACCACAAAGCCTAAGTATCATGAAATGTCCTTCTAAAGGCATACAGAATTTTGCATAGAAATCATAACTCAATATATTACATACAACTCAATATATCTCTGATCAAATGACCACTTCACTAGGAGTAATTAAGCCTCTTAATTAAGAGTCTTCATTAAGTTTCTATTTGCCTCTTAGTGGGAAAAGGACAGGGTAGGAAATTCTATCTGAAGTAAATCTGAGAACTGTAACACtaggaaaatgttttaagtgtctgcttttaaaaatgaagttcatgagatgtctgggtggctcagtggttgagcatctgccttcggctcagggagtgatcctggagtcctgggattgagtcctgcactgggctcccctcaaggagcctgcttctgtctctgcctctctctgtgtgtccctcatgaataaataaataaaatctttaaaaataatgagatccacaaatactgtattatctaTCTGGAAAGTGACATCCATGTTCCTGGAGCAATTTGCCACTTTTAGAATTGTTGTGAAATATAGAAGCAGAACCTggctgagaaaaattagaaacaaattgATATCCAGTCAGTCTTCTGGAAGAAAGTTCCACTTCTTTACTGTGACTCTATTCTTTCACTTCTTATTCCATTGTCTCCATGTTCCACATTCCTTCAGCTAAGCTCCAAGCCTAAGAAGGGAGTCCAGTGTAGGAGAGGGGTTGGTTAATCAACATGAACCCTGCAGTCGGCCTGCGTTCAGATCACAGTCTAGTTGCTTTCTAATCAGCTATGTGACTTCATCCAACCTGGTATTACTTAATACAACTTcacttttctcttctgtaaaagaagaataaacaggggcacctgggtggctcagtcggttaagtgcctgcgtttggctcaggtcatgatccctggttcctggaatcaagctcggtattgggctccctactcagtggggagcctgcttctccctctccctccccctcccatttgtgttctctctctctcaaataaataaataaaatcttttataaaaaaggagaataaaggggatccctgggcagctcaggggtttggtgcctgcctttggcccagggcatgatcctggagtcctgggctcaagtcccacatcaggctcctgcatggagcctgcttctccctctgcctgtgtctctctctgcctctgtgtgtgtgtgtgtgtgtctttcatgaataaataaataaaaataaataaaaataaataggtaagtaaatatataagtaaatagatagataaataaatgaatacattcatacatacatacatacatacttcgCCTGTCCTGCAGGTGAAGTGAAAAGGCACATGTAAGGCAGTCGGTACCAAGCCTGGTACACTACAGTCTATAAATGGTGGCCACTGGCATCACTATGTTATTGTTCAGTCTAAcatatttaacctctctgtaactttttttttaaagattttatttacttattcatgagagacagagagaggcagagacataggcagaggcagaagcaggatcacacccggagccaaaggcagacgcttgaccactgagccactcaggtcctctctataatttttaaaggacaaaagaaaaatcaaaatgaacaaaaaaacacCAGGCAGCCACACCCCAGAAATTCAAAGGTGATCAGTGCAATTGGGTCTATTAGGTCTAATGCAATTAGGTCTAATAGAGACCTATTGAATTATATGGGACAAAGATAATACACCAGTCTTGATAACAAGCAAGGAAAAAGACCCCTCCCCACAAAAACTCTTCACCTGCCAACCTCCCTCTTACATAACAGTTCATACTacagagataataataataataataataataataataataataataataataaaagaaaatccaacGTTCTTGACATATAATCCCCTACTGGCCCTGAGTACAAGGATGTTTTCACGGTCAGCTCACCAGAGACCAATTCTAGGGAAGTGACTCTTTCTAAAAACACCTAGGATGCGTTAAAGACACCCATGCCCATACACAGCTTCAGGACCTCAAGGTGAAACAGCCAGATCCATGGGTCCCCACATACACACTTCTCAGAGCAAGTTATTTCAGAAACCTACTGGGACCAAGACCACACTCACTCACACTGACCTGCAATTTGCGGGGCCCATCCTCCCTCTTCTTCATAAGGATATCCGCTTGGGCTATAAGGACCCCACATATTCCGAGTTACCTTTTCATTCTTCTGGGTGGCACAAGCCAGTTGTACTCAGGTGAGAAGACAGAAGAACCCTGCCCTATCACGTGGGCAGACACAGTGTTCGATTACATTCTATCAGTTAGATTCTAGGGTCGAGGAACTAGATCAGATTACAGTGTAGGAGTCATCCCGCCCTGTAATGCAAGTAAAGGTATGGGGGACGCTGCTTTGCCTTCGGAAAACACCGACTGACAAAAACAGTGTGATCTGATCCTAAAATTTTACTAAACACTGCCCAGAGGCTCTTGGTAAAGCAGAAgtgtaaaaataatgaaaagtaaagCCAAAGTGTAAGATGATGAGAGCTGACGGCATCAAAGCCTGTTAGCTCCATTCTGCTATTTATAGCATTGTGGTTTATTCTGTGTCAACACAATCATAGTTGAATTTGATATTACTCACAGTCTTGGTTGATGCTCTTTAATTGGATCAGATTCATGTGCCAGCTGCACGCCCATGTGGGAGGACCATCAATCATAAACTAAATGTTGATGTTTAAAGGTAATGTtaaattctcttttccaaattGGTTGAATTATACGCTGTCATGtcaacttctctttttcctctggcttccagTAGGAGCCTATAAACAACAGAGGGCTGAGCCAGCTCAGTCTGTCACTAAAGCAATTTCTAATGAGCTAGGAAACAGCTGAAGGGACGGCTTGACCTCTAAGTTAGGGACGCTAACTATTTGTGGTAGTGAAGAGTGAAGAGCCAGACTTCATGGGTTCACAGCTCCGTGCTCTGGCCCTTGTTAGCAATGcgatcttgggcaagtttcttagtTTCTTAGCCCCACTAAACCTGtctctccatttgtaaaatagagctattaataattaataattaagagTTTTTGATGATTAAATTAGATCATCCATTGAAAGCGTTTACcataatgcctggcatatagtaagggCTTAATAAATGTCAGCCGTTCGTAATGATAACAAATACCAGGCTAAATGAAGCTTTCCTAGTAGTTACTCTCTCAAAGACATTCCAATTGACACATACCCTAGCCAGGGATTCTCAATTTCAGGACTGTTGACAGTTTGGACTAGATAATTCTCTGTTATGGGTGACTGTCTGatatgcattgtaggatgtttagcagcattcctggcttCTAACCACCAGGTAACACCATCCTAATAGTGACATCCGAAGGGGTCTCCACACGTCGCCAAAGGTCTCTGGGGCGTGGCGGGGGGAGCAGGGTGAGGCAAAATCAGCCCAGTCTGAAGACCACTGTGCTAGATCAATTTTTGTGCTAGTgagattataaatttttatgaattaacAGAAAATTTATGAAAGGTTTAGCTATAAACT
This DNA window, taken from Canis lupus familiaris isolate Mischka breed German Shepherd chromosome 6, alternate assembly UU_Cfam_GSD_1.0, whole genome shotgun sequence, encodes the following:
- the LOC102154266 gene encoding cofilin-1-like; protein product: MFNDMKVRKSSTPEEVKKRKKSVLLCLGEDKKNILEEAKEILVGDVGQTVHDPHATFVKMLPDKDCRYALYDTTYESKKEDLVFTFWAPESAPLKSKMIYASSKDAIKKKLTRIKHELQANCYKEVKKLGGSAVISLEGKPL